Proteins from one Telopea speciosissima isolate NSW1024214 ecotype Mountain lineage chromosome 1, Tspe_v1, whole genome shotgun sequence genomic window:
- the LOC122670427 gene encoding cell division control protein 45 homolog: protein MVREQRVESFYKRLREAASASSSSPLLIFPSTSDVDSLCALKIILHILESDSIKYACYPVSSFKEIHKYAGRSLCPSSSQPVSLLLLNWGCHRDLRRVLDLGPLASVFVVDSHRPIHLHNLSNQNDRVIVLYTQDDELQADLTYDFDVSTVANASDLNGDYEIDENSDSEDDSESEEEDGSGSRKRRRVSEETEVDPLKLYRKLKKEYYRLGTFHGKPSGLLMFDLSHALRKNTNELLWLACVSLTDQLVHERLTNERYQAGVMEMEQHINSSGNLDAITSVTLKDGTKIRAPDASRIAYEDEPRLMLLREWNLFDSMVCSSYIATKLKTWSDNGLKKLKLLLARMGFALVDCQQKFQYMNLEVKRKMKDEFEKFLPEYGLTEFYYRSFLRLHGYSSKVSAADVVYGVTALLESFVESDGSCASQQFGVAFDALSLNNLDKLRNGMQDAIKIQRAIVRQGSIAITKSGSIRSGRKFRWVKLEDPADTKLLGYPQALTKFCYFLMDALREKGAKMKPLICACLSQEPNKVLIVGVCGKPRLGAVQGNAFGVAFIAAAQEVGAKIFHELFESSWIVLDAVSVNSFMIRLTENL, encoded by the coding sequence ATGGTGAGGGAACAGAGGGTTGAATCTTTCTATAAGCGTTTACGTGAGGCAGCTtctgcttcatcttcttcccctttgTTGATATTTCCATCAACCTCTGATGTTGACTCCCTTTGCGCCCTTAAGATCATCCTCCATATCCTCGAATCTGATTCTATCAAATACGCTTGTTACCCTGTTTCCTCATTTAAGGAAATCCACAAATATGCAGGCCGTAGCCTATGCCCTTCCTCCAGTCAGCCTGTCTCTCTCCTACTCCTTAATTGGGGATGCCACAGGGACCTTCGACGTGTTCTGGATTTAGGGCCCCTTGCAAGTGTCTTTGTTGTTGATAGCCACCGGCCTATTCATCTCCACAATCTCAGTAATCAGAATGATAGGGTTATTGTTCTCTACACTCAGGATGATGAGCTCCAGGCTGATTTAACATATGACTTTGATGTCTCCACCGTGGCAAATGCATCGGATCTGAATGGTGATTATGAGATTGATGAGAATTCTGATAGTGAAGATGACAGtgaaagtgaagaggaagaCGGTTCAGGGTCACGGAAGAGGAGGAGGGTCTCTGAGGAAACAGAAGTAGATCCCTTGAAGCTTTACAGGAAGCTGAAAAAGGAGTATTACAGATTGGGTACTTTCCATGGAAAGCCTTCAGGCCTTCTCATGTTTGATCTTTCACATGCTCTTAGAAAGAACACAAATGAATTGCTATGGCTAGCCTGTGTCTCTTTGACTGATCAGCTCGTCCATGAGAGACTAACCAATGAGAGATATCAAGCTGGTGTGATGGAGATGGAGCAGCACATTAACAGCTCAGGGAATTTGGATGCAATAACTTCAGTTACCCTAAAAGATGGGACGAAGATACGAGCCCCTGATGCCTCTAGAATTGCATACGAGGATGAGCCACGACTTATGCTATTGAGGGAATGGAATTTATTCGATTCAATGGTATGTTCTTCCTACATTGCGACCAAACTGAAGACCTGGAGTGACAATGGCTTGAAGAAGCTTAAGCTTCTCCTAGCTCGCATGGGATTTGCACTTGTTGACTGCCAACAGAAGTTCCAGTACATGAACCTCGAAGTAAAAcggaaaatgaaagatgagtTTGAAAAGTTTCTCCCTGAGTATGGGCTCACAGAGTTCTACTACCGAAGCTTTTTACGACTTCATGGGTATAGCTCAAAGGTATCTGCAGCCGACGTGGTCTATGGAGTCACTGCACTGCTTGAGTCTTTTGTAGAATCTGATGGTTCCTGTGCTTCTCAACAGTTTGGGGTGGCATTTGATGCATTGTCCTTGAATAATCTTGACAAGTTGAGAAATGGTATGCAAGATGCAATAAAAATACAAAGGGCTATCGTAAGGCAAGGAAGTATAGCCATAACCAAGAGTGGATCTATCAGAAGCGGGAGGAAATTCAGGTGGGTGAAGCTTGAAGATCCTGCAGATACAAAATTGCTTGGTTACCCTCAAGCATTGACCAAATTCTGTTACTTCTTGATGGATGCTTTGCGGGAGAAGGGTGcaaagatgaagcctttgatcTGTGCTTGCTTATCACAAGAACCTAACAAAGTTTTGATTGTTGGGGTGTGTGGGAAGCCACGTCTGGGGGCAGTTCAAGGGAATGCATTTGGGGTTGCTTTTATAGCTGCAGCTCAGGAGGTTGGAGCCAAGATCTTCCATGAGTTGTTTGAGTCTTCTTGGATAGTTTTGGATGCAGTTTCTGTCAATTCTTTCATGATCAGGTTAACTGAGAACCTCTGA
- the LOC122660182 gene encoding transcription factor MYB60-like, giving the protein MGRPPCCDKAGVKKGPWTPEEDIILVSYIQEHGPGNWRSVPTNTGLLRCSKSCRLRWTNYLRPGIKRGNFTSHEEGMIIHLQALLGNKWAAIASYLPQRTDNDIKNYWNTHLKKKIKKFQTALDPHVASGSTTSQPSATTYNEKRSFDSTNTGSVFRLNQNTTSTYASSTENISRLLEGWMRSSPKPNTNIDTVGKSQEILQQSSSSSSSSNNDNNDHKINNINAMETTSVQCYQPKLEEEYCDLVSHEDFESLLSLDHNLSNIAWDKSFCDSTLLHGSQITPINEDRFNCMYDRKQRMENQPLLFIEKWLLDEATTAQGEEMVELSSIF; this is encoded by the exons ATGGGAAGACCTCCTTGCTGTGATAAGGCTGGTGTCAAGAAGGGACCTTGGACTCCTGAAGAAGATATCATCTTGGTTTCTTACATCCAAGAACATGGACCAGGAAATTGGAGATCAGTCCCCACAAACACAG GGTTGCTGAGGTGCAGTAAGAGCTGTCGGCTTAGATGGACTAATTACCTCAGACCAGGAATCAAGCGTGGGAACTTCACTTCTCATGAAGAAGGGATGATAATTCATCTTCAAGCTCTATTGGGTAACAA ATGGGCAGCCATAGCTTCCTATCTCCCACAAAGGACAGACAATGATATAAAGAATTACTGGAACACCcatctgaagaagaagattaagaaGTTTCAAACAGCTTTGGATCCTCATGTGGCTTCAGGTTCAACCACCAGTCAGCCTTCTGCCACAACCTATAATGAGAAAAGGAGCTTTGACTCTACAAACACTGGTTCAGTCTTCAGATTAAACCAGAACACTACCTCTACCTATGCTtccagcacagagaacatttcaAGACTCTTGGAAGGTTGGATgagatcttctccaaagcctaACACTAATATTGATACTgttggaaaatcccaagagaTACTCCAACaaagcagcagcagtagcagtagcagcaacaatgacaacaatgaTCATAAAATCAACAACATCAATGCCATGGAAACAACTTCTGTCCAGTGTTACCAACCAAAACTTGAGGAAGAATACTGTGATCTTGTCTCTCATGAAGATTTTGAATCACTTCTATCTCTTGATCACAACTTGAGTAACATAGCTTGGGACAAGTCCTTCTGTGACTCTACTCTGCTTCATGGGTCTCAGATCACACCCATTAATGAGGACAGGTTCAATTGCATGTATGACAGGAAACAGAGAATGGAAAATCAACCTCTTTTATTCATTGAGAAGTGGCTCTTGGATGAAGCAACAACAGCACAAGGAGAAGAAATGGTGGAGTTATCTTCAATTTTCTGA